Part of the Musa acuminata AAA Group cultivar baxijiao chromosome BXJ3-10, Cavendish_Baxijiao_AAA, whole genome shotgun sequence genome, CAGGAAGACCAATTTCTTCAACCACCTCACGAATGATACCATCAAACATTTCCATGGAAACTTTATGATTTAGAAGTTCAGATTCTGTCTGGCCTTTGTCAGTCAGATGGGCTGAAATTCCAATTTCTTGGggctgaaaaaaaaaattgacatagaTCCTAAAAATTTTGCACAATTGTCATATGATTTAAATAAACTAAAGCTTCACACTTCCATCATAAATCAAACATTATTACTCGGTAATCCATTTCACCAAATATGTTCACTGATTTTTTTAATGCTTCATTTTCCTATAATACCATGAGATGATAAACAGATGCATTGACATGGAGCTGATTCATTATTCCTTTAGTTGCATAATCACCAAAATATTTTCCTAGCCTTACTTTTGTAAGCTTATACAATATAAAGTTACCTCTGAATGGCCTCCAGGGAAAACAAAATATCCTGGAAATTCACCCACATTATAGCTTCTCTGTAACACAAGAATCTTGCCATCAGATGTTTCCACTATGGCTCCATTACCCAACGGACTTGATGTATGTTGACACGCTAACGAGTCGACTAGAAAAAATGGATAAAAAAAGGTTTGGCAAGACCAGTATACAGAAATATAATGTACAACACTTGTTCTGGATACATTTACCTGTTGAAGGAACAAGAAACCTCTCCCATAGAGGACTCAGGTTTGTGCCCACAAATGTCCTGAATGTAAtacaaatttagagaaacattttgcATTCCAGCACAAAAATCCAAAACCAACAATTCTGAACAGCTTCTTAGATAATATGACTCGATGCTTATAGACAATCATAATAGTAGAACCAGCACACAAACAACCTaatgagaaaatattataaacattCATTGTATAAGATGTACAAATATTGAAAACTTATTACAAAAATATTTTGGTGGTAAATGAGATGACAATCATTTTTAGTAAAACCATACATTGATCAAACTGGAATCCTACAAATGTAACAGATATCTGAATCCACTCAAAATGGTGATAAAGCATATTACCAAACTAACCAAAAATTATGCAATACTTCAATAAGACTACCAACTTGCAGAAACATATCCTATACCACATTTCTCCATATTAAATGCAATGGTTTGccaagatctccattaagaatctGTTGTCTGCCTAAAAGACCGTCAAAAGACTCAAAACGATATTACTTATGTGGTTGTGAACCGAGAAATGAGTTTTTCTTACAAAACAACCACCAACTAGTTAATACACTGAAATCAAGAAACAAACCATCAGGGTTTCCTAAACCATTATAAATATAGGAAAATGTGCTACAATCACAAGTATACATATCAACAAGGTCGAATTAAATAACATTGTAAATCAATTTCATATTCAGTATCCAGAAAGTTAACTGACAGAAATAAGATGATTACAAAAGCCTCCCAAGTATGGACAACCACAAGTATTTCACCTCAACCTCCCCATAGATTTAACAATTATCTTCTAACACTGATGTGTTTACCATAATCTACTTCAAGAAAATAGACCTTCACATTTTAACAGTAACAGTAAATTGGACAACATGCACAACTACAAATTAGTAAGATCAAGTAAAAATTAACTCAGGAAAATGCTaggaaaaaaagaataataattgaGTTTATTTATAAGATCAAATAGAATATCATGCAATTAAGACTTTGATGAAAAAAGGATATAACCTGTAATCCGTGAGACCCATATGAAGGCAGACGGATGAAATTTGGCCTGAGCCATCCACATATTCTATGGCATGACCTCCATACTGAAATACATTATATCAATCATAGTAGCAATCAATTTAGAAGTATAAATAAAACTGAAAATGTGAAAAAAATCAATTGAAAAGCAAAGTCTTCCATAGGAGGCCATGACATTTATTGTCCATTTCATAAAATTCACTTAAATAGATAGCAATAATAAAAATCTTGTAAGTGGATATTAGGATGACTCATCCTACACTTCTGAGCCTCAACTTCGATGAAGCCTATATAATTTTCAGTTAGCATATGCATCACTCACAAATGTAAAGCATGTGTGTCCTATGTCCTACGTCCTTGCCTTTCATTTCATGGCTAATCAGATGCAGTATTGCAAACTCATCTATTGGAAACTAACATCAGTAAGTGATGTTTCAACCAACAGATACTCGTACTACTACTTGAAAATCAAAGATTGACACACTTAAACTATGACTAGCCTCTAAAATTATGTCATCCACACTAAAATTTGTATCTACGCATTCCACACAACCAACTGTGCCCAAAATTACAGTTTTCTGAGTTAGTCCATGCACAGAATATTGCAGTAACTGCAACCTATATATTGATGGAGAATATCTTTTTAAAAATGTTTACATTGTTTAATGctgatatttttattaatcataGTTACAATGCAGAAGTTTATTTGCATTTCGACAGACAGTTCATTTCTCAAATAAATTAAATCCTAGGAATTCAATTACGGAATAGTGTTAGGCTTCACCTAAAGTGTGGCTCCTGATAATTTTATGACTCAATTTTCCATTGCCAACTTGAACAGATACTAGTAAGAAGTTgttggaaggaaaagaaaaaagatatcaTGCAAGTTAGGCCAAAGGTAACATACTCTGAACTTTATGCCATTATATAGTGATGGATTCTGCCGAATTCGTTGGTTCCATATCTACACACATGAAACAAGAATCTCATTAGGCGACATGAATCCAGCttcaacaaaattttcttttcctgCCAAATCCAACTAACCAAACAATGCATTGTTGTAGTCAGTGAACCTTAAACTCTGCATGGCAACCAAAAGATGTTGCTGAAACTAGATTTACTAGGAAAAACAAATAACTATAGAGGGCTAAGACCTTGAACAGTCACATGTCACATGTATGCTCACACGATCAGATGCACACATAAGCATAACATGTAGACATCAACAAGTATAACTAAACATATATGATgttgtatatttttttttatatgttatacTTGATTGGAAT contains:
- the LOC104000927 gene encoding nudix hydrolase 9 isoform X3, giving the protein MSVNPLRHFSSPKLRTLLPVLPRRKIMSVSTGSGAAGATDPTDPGTAFKLLLSCPSGLPASRVFVKFDPSYDRIPHPDANLEESINEIWNQRIRQNPSLYNGIKFRYGGHAIEYVDGSGQISSVCLHMGLTDYRTFVGTNLSPLWERFLVPSTVDSLACQHTSSPLGNGAIVETSDGKILVLQRSYNVGEFPGYFVFPGGHSEPQEIGISAHLTDKGQTESELLNHKVSMEMFDGIIREVVEEIGLPANSLILSL